ATCGTCTTTGGACTTTGACTTGAACTCACCGCTTTTCCATGCCTGAATGAACTTTGCCCATGCTATTGGGTTAAGTAAATTGTTTACAGGTAGCTGCCCTGTATTATACAATTTTGTTTGTTGCTTCTGATAAACAAATTTACTGTTCATACTTCCGTCCATATCAATTCGAATACTTTCTTCGCGCATAGTTTCAAGTGCAAGATTCCTGCGTGCATGATCCAAGTCTGTATCCGGAACTTTAAGATCGAGAAATGCCTGTTTAAACTGCTCTCGTGTAGGCCATGGATAAATGACAGCCTGATTAAGCAATATGGTATCACGGTTAAGCATCTGAATCAATGAATATCGATTTTCTGTTAACGTATCAGGTACTTTAAAAATAGTTTTTGCAAATCCGACAGAAGAAAATTCAATCTCATCACCAACATGCGCCACAATTGAAAAAAAGCCATAGTAGTCAGATACTGTTCCT
This portion of the Bacteroidia bacterium genome encodes:
- a CDS encoding carboxypeptidase-like regulatory domain-containing protein translates to MNTFNFRSRNFILSVLIFSMPLLAFAQSNQEKLVQLSGVIVTGDSLSPVPYTGVMIKSSSRGTVSDYYGFFSIVAHVGDEIEFSSVGFAKTIFKVPDTLTENRYSLIQMLNRDTILLNQAVIYPWPTREQFKQAFLDLKVPDTDLDHARRNLALETMREESIRIDMDGSMNSKFVYQKQQTKLYNTGQLPVNNLLNPIAWAKFIQAWKSGEFKSKSKDD